One segment of Rosa chinensis cultivar Old Blush chromosome 6, RchiOBHm-V2, whole genome shotgun sequence DNA contains the following:
- the LOC112170745 gene encoding L10-interacting MYB domain-containing protein, which translates to MGKKKSTNTESEGSGKQKATWPVEVVAIFCDIAVKEVAKGNRPGTHFDKKGWSNVVLAFKELTGRDYDKKQLKNKWDSLKNDWKLWSSLLHKETGIGWDPARKTVDAPAEWWETKILINPQYRKFRKVGVSPDMMAVYDNMFKGSIALGHNVMIPLETIDIEEVVEDYEHNIIYGDDEEDYEQGNECRGKKRTSGAPNRG; encoded by the exons ATGGGAAAGAAGAAATCCACCAATACCGAATCTGAGGGATCTGGAAAACAAAAGGCCACATGGCCTGTTGAGGTTGTAGCTATATTTTGTGATATAGCTGTTAAGGAAGTAGCCAAAGGAAACAGGCCCGGTACACATTTTGATAAAAAGGGATGGTCAAATGTTGTGTTAGCCTTTAAGGAGTTAACCGGAAGGGATTATGATAAAAAgcaattgaaaaataaatgggATTCGCTTAAAAATGATTGGAAATTGTGGAGTTCGCTGTTGCATAAGGAAACTGGTATTGGATGGGATCCGGCTAGGAAGACTGTCGATGCACCAGCTGAATGGTGGGAAACCAAAATTCTG ATCAATCCACAGTATCGCAAATTTCGCAAAGTGGGAGTTAGTCCTGACATGATGGCTGTCTATGATAACATGTTCAAGGGTAGCATAGCCCTAGGTCACAATGTCATGATTCCCTTAGAAACTATAGATATTGAAGAGGTTGTGGAGGATTATGAGCATAATATTATTTAtggagatgatgaagaggattaTGAGCAAGGTAATGAATGTAGAGGGAAAAAGAGAACAAGTGGAGCGCCAAACAGAGGCTGA
- the LOC112170746 gene encoding uncharacterized protein LOC112170746 yields the protein MVGFAACQYIFCPWALVGFGRLYCVLGSHEKRGGVLPKQASCSEFQEMMTNCDLIQLPTKGMPFTWTNKRGIGARVEMRLDRCLPNLAWMDAWPILDCSTLPRISSDHCPLLVSFSMILNVPKAPFRFQRMWLDHPGFISVVDDVWKSSQFFGCPMFVLACKLHLLKHKLRAWNKNEFGDVNANVESAIADLEEVQLEISNLGPSEDRILLEDDATVRVNAALESQEKFYCDKSRISWLSNGDRNTSFFHAMVKVRNLKQSLSVMRDGNRLLEDPKEVSGHIIDYFRSLFTADYSVVDTGLVDRTIPCLVSDLENNALIAMPSSDEIYQVMCSMDHSSAPGPDGFGGVFYSHCWSIVGQDVVSAVQSFFSQSYILPNFNSNLMVLIPKVQGADSVTQLRHIALANFVFKIITKVLADRLSPIASRIIYPLQSAFIKGRSIADPIITTSECINLLDRSCQGGNIAIKFDICKAFDTLD from the coding sequence ATGGTTGGATTTGCAGCATGTCAGTACATCTTTTGTCCATGGGCCTTGGTTGGTTTTGGGAGACTTTACTGTGTGCTGGGTTCTCATGAAAAACGAGGTGGAGTTCTTCCCAAGCAAGCTTCTTGTTCTGAATTCCAAGAAATGATGACGAATTGTGATCTTATTCAGCTCCCTACAAAGGGTATGCCTTTTACATGGACTAACAAGAGGGGTATTGGAGCTCGCGTGGAAATGCGGCTTGATAGGTGCCTTCCCAATCTTGCATGGATGGATGCTTGGCCTATTTTGGACTGCTCCACCTTGCCGAGAATATCTTCAGATCACTGCCCGCTACTAGTTTctttttcaatgattttaaaTGTTCCAAAGGCTCCATTTCGTTTCCAACGCATGTGGCTCGATCATCCGGGCTTCATTTCTGTGGTCGATGATGTTTGGAAGTCTTCTCAGTTCTTTGGTTGTCCAATGTTTGTTTTAGCCTGTAAACTTCATCTACTAAAGCACAAGCTCCGAGCATGGAATAAGAATGAATTTGGGGATGTCAATGCTAATGTTGAGTCAGCTATTGCGGATTTGGAGGAAGTTCAGCTTGAAATTTCGAATTTGGGACCCTCTGAAGATAGAATCTTACTTGAAGATGATGCTACTGTTCGTGTCAATGCTGCCCTTGAGTCTCAGGAGAAATTTTATTGTGATAAATCTCGTATTAGTTGGCTTTCTAATGGAGATAGAAACACTTCTTTTTTCCATGCTATGGTGAAGGTACGTAATCTCAAGCAATCCTTATCAGTTATGAGAGATGGAAATAGATTACTTGAGGACCCTAAAGAAGTAAGTGGTCATATTATTGACTATTTTCGATCCCTTTTTACTGCTGATTATTCTGTGGTGGACACTGGGCTGGTTGACCGTACCATCCCTTGCCTTGTTTCAGATTTAGAGAACAATGCGTTGATCGCTATGCCTTCTTCTGATGAGATTTACCAGGTGATGTGTTCTATGGATCACTCAAGTGCCCCGGGTCCTGATGGCTTTGGAGGGGTATTTTATTCTCATTGTTGGTCAATTGTGGGACAAGATGTTGTTTCCGCTGTTCAAAGTTTTTTTTCTCAGAGCTATATTTTGCCAAACTTTAATTCCAACTTGATGGTTTTGATCCCTAAAGTTCAAGGGGCAGATTCTGTTACTCAGTTGCGGCATATTGCCTTAGCTAATTTTGTATTCAAGATCATTACAAAGGTTTTAGCTGACCGTCTAAGTCCAATTGCCTCTCGGATCATATACCCTCTTCAAAGTGCTTTCATCAAGGGGCGCTCAATTGCAGATCCCATTATAACAACATCTGAGTGTATAAATCTTCTGGATCGTAGTTGTCAAGGAGGGAACATTGCTATCAAGTTTGACATCTGCAAGGCTTTTGATACCCTTGACTGA